One region of Ptiloglossa arizonensis isolate GNS036 chromosome 8, iyPtiAriz1_principal, whole genome shotgun sequence genomic DNA includes:
- the LOC143150747 gene encoding uncharacterized protein LOC143150747 isoform X3 → MGNGNVVIRKSFGARCLAPNATNATSGFASSFAFTVVPGTMVMGYGNIIVGGFFKRRLVKPREGIGRILRDRGERKKVEPDQEGS, encoded by the coding sequence ATGGGAAATGGAAATGTTGTAATAAGAAAGTCGTTCGGTGCTCGGTGTCTCGCACCGAACGCGACGAACGCGACGTCCGGATTCGCGTCGTCGTTTGCGTTCACGGTCGTACCCGGGACGATGGTAATGGGATATGGAAATATTATTGTAGGAGGATTTTTCAAACGGCGACTCGTTAAGCCGCGGGAGGGTATAGGAAGGATATTGAGAGATCGAGGGGAACGGAAGAAAGTTGAACCGGACCAGGAAGGTAGCTGA